The following proteins come from a genomic window of Pelmatolapia mariae isolate MD_Pm_ZW linkage group LG17, Pm_UMD_F_2, whole genome shotgun sequence:
- the phlda1 gene encoding pleckstrin homology-like domain family A member 1, with product MLENGRKVFKEGLLEKRSDGLLQLWKKKHCVLTEDGVLLLPPKQHDHQQHHGGGGDAGKVKELHFANMKTVDCVERKGKYVYFTVVMTEGKEIDFRCPQDEGWNAEITLQMVQYKNRQAILAVKSTRQKQQLLVVQMPGQKTVRSSPNVA from the coding sequence ATGCTGGAAAACGGGAGGAAAGTGTTCAAGGAAGGTCTGCTGGAGAAACGGAGCGACGGGCTGCTGCAGCTCTGGAAGAAGAAACACTGCGTCCTGACCGAGGACGgcgtgctgctgctgccgcccAAGCAACACGACCACCAGCAGCATCACGGCGGCGGCGGGGACGCGGGCAAAGTCAAGGAGCTCCACTTCGCCAACATGAAGACGGTGGACTGCGTGGAGCGGAAAGGTAAATACGTGTACTTCACGGTGGTCATGACGGAGGGGAAGGAGATCGACTTCAGGTGCCCGCAAGACGAGGGCTGGAACGCGGAGATCACTCTGCAGATGGTCCAGTACAAGAACCGGCAGGCGATCCTGGCCGTCAAGTCCACCCGGCAGAAGCAGCAGCTGCTCGTGGTGCAGATGCCCGGACAAAAGACCGTGCGCAGCTCTCCGAACGTAGCGTGA